The window TGATCTAGCATCTGTTAGGCGGCAAAAAGCAAGGGAACGTTATGCGAGTATGCCGCGGGAGAAGAAAGCAGCACttaatgcaaagaaaagagaaaactaTCATCGACGACAAGCAGAGAAACGAATAGGTCAGCTAAATGTTGTTAGATAATTTGTGAAATTTAAGTACCAAAAGATATTGTGTGATGCATGAACTATGGGAGATGTTGATGGCAGCAATGACAGATACACCCCAGACAGGAGTGCCCCAGTCAGGAGTGTTATGTGTTCATGAAGATCCATGTTTGATGGGGACACCTCAGTCGGCAGCGTTCCACATTGATGGGAGTGCAGgttattcattttttttcctattttggTTGGTGAAAGGTTGGTTAATTCTAATTGATGGTGATAGGCATGTCATGCACCCCATCTTCGGCACTGTTGCATGTGGATGGAACTACAGTTTCATGTATCACTATGGGTGTTACTGCAAGTGAGCAAGATCACGTGCTCAGGAGTCAAAATACAGCAGGTTAGTGCAATGTTCTGTTGCTAGCTTATTCCAGAAAACTTTTATACCATATTATGTTGTGTGGTTGTGACATAGTAGAATTTATTGACGTCAGCATTGATAGATACACCCCAGTCAGCAGTGGTACAATTTGATGGAATCCCATGTTTTATGGAAACACCTCATACGACAGGTTAGGGTGTTGTTTTTTAATACTTTGATTTTTGAAAGGTTTATTGATGCTGTGACATGGTGGCAGGTTTGTCGGGTAACCCACCTTTGTCACTGTTGCATGTGGGCGGAACTGCAGTTTCCGATAAAACTACTGAAGTTGGTTCAAATGCCACCATGCAGATGCCCATTAATCGACATGGACCTGGTTTGTCGAGTAATGATAATAGTTGATTTATATTTGATCAATTCTTGGAGACCGTGTTCGAGTGTTGCAACGTACTATATGCCCTTGTTGTGCAGACGTCCTACAAAATTCGCCTATTGCAGATGATTTTTCAGATTGGCTTGCTCGCAACAATTCATATTTTATAACAGCTCGCGGCAGTAACATGCCTGCTATGCTACAAGGGAACGCCGAGAACACAGGTAAAGTTAGCTTGTTGTTATTTCTTGCATCCCCCACCCcatttattttattgtttttGACAGCTGTTGGCGCCATGGTCTCACCTCTAGAGgcaacaaaacaaaagaaaagggacAGGGAGCGAATGAAGTTTGCAACAATGTCAAATGAGAAAAGAATAGAAAGGAACATCAAACAGAGGGAAAGATACAATAGTAATAAAAAAGGTCTGTATGATTCATTTGGTAAACTTTATCTTTATATTACGCAGTAAGTTTTGTGTGACATTAGATAATTAGTTTATTGTATAGATTGTACAATGCAATACACATTTAAAAACTTTGGTACAGtactcatgtttttcttttaatGAATATGACTCTGGTATTTGGGAACCAGATGAAAACGTTGGGAAACCAAACTATGACTCTGGTATTTGGGAACCCGATCACAAGAAGGTAC is drawn from Panicum virgatum strain AP13 chromosome 1N, P.virgatum_v5, whole genome shotgun sequence and contains these coding sequences:
- the LOC120657179 gene encoding uncharacterized protein LOC120657179, with translation MARRGGDEHRVPLGDITNTQNRSTAPKKRSRDLEDDVDLASVRRQKARERYASMPREKKAALNAKKRENYHRRQAEKRIAMTDTPQTGVPQSGVLCVHEDPCLMGTPQSAAFHIDGSAGMSCTPSSALLHVDGTTVSCITMGVTASEQDHVLRSQNTAALIDTPQSAVVQFDGIPCFMETPHTTGLSGNPPLSLLHVGGTAVSDKTTEVGSNATMQMPINRHGPDVLQNSPIADDFSDWLARNNSYFITARGSNMPAMLQGNAENTAVGAMVSPLEATKQKKRDRERMKFATMSNEKRIERNIKQRERYNSNKKDENVGKPNYDSGIWEPDHKKRRIWIAKSWMIVNLILMFSRMTKQESTILMMVSSGQSGNQKRLFWTVILTKEYTMIYLINILC